The Longimicrobium sp. genome includes the window CGTGACCGGCGTCGCCGCGGTGGTCGCCAGCAAGACGGGCCTGCGCGGCAAGGCGCTGCGCAGCCGCCTGGAGAGCACGGCCGACGACAGCGGCACGGCGGGCTACGACACCAAGTACGGCTACGGCCGCGCGAACCTGTACCGCGCGCTGACCGGCACCTCGCTGGGCGCCGGCCTGTAACCCAGGCACGGCGGAGCGCGCCGGGCCAGCCCCGGCGCCTCACACGAAAAGGGCCCCTCGCGAGAGGGGCCCTTTTCGTTATCGCACCAACGCCGCAGCACCTGCCAAACCGCAGATGTCATCCCGATGGAGCGGCCACAGCGAGCCTGCCCGAACGCCGTGGACGGCAGCGACCGAGGGATCCGCCACACACTTCGCGAGGCGCCCCCCACCTGCCGACCCACCGGCACCCTGGCTCCTCCCTGCCGACCGGGGCTCACCCGCTCCTTGCTTTGAGACCCGGCTCGCCCCTCGCGCCCTGCCATCGTCTTGAGCCGATCCCGGCACGGGCGACTGAAGTCGCTGCAACAAACACACGATGTCCGCCTGCGCGGACTGGCTTGCTTGGGTGTGGAGGAGGTCCGGGGGGCGCGTCCGGGTCTCGTACCAGGGCTCGCGTGCGGGACGGGCCGGTGCACGACCGCAGTGTGTGGCGGATCCCTCAGTCGCTGCGGGGTTTGGCGTGCGGGCGGATGGCGCTTGGCCGCTCCTTCGGGATGACATCGGCGCTCGTCGGCCAATTCGGTGTACGTGCTGCTCCGGCTCGCGCGGTGTCCGGAACGCTCTTACATTCTCCCTGCGCCGCATCGCGCACTCCCGCGATCCATCCCCCCGGTTTCCCGAACGCCGATGGTCCAGGCACCTCCCGCACCCCCGCACGTGATCGCCGACCGGCAGGTGGATGTCGAAACGCCCGAGCACGTGGCCATCGGCTACGAGCTGGCGGACCTGGGCTCGCGCTTCACGGCGCTGCTGCTGGACCTGCTGATCGTCCTGTTCACCAACCTGGCGTTCCTGGCTACCGCCGCCTTCTTCGTGTGGATGGTGGGAGGCAAGAACATGCTGAGCGGGGTGGGATGGGGCATCTACGTCTTCCTGAGCTTCGTGTTCTTCTGGGGATACTTCGCGCTGCTGGAGGGCCTTCGCGACGGGCAGACGCTGGGGAAGAAGTGGATGGGCATCCGCGTGGTGCACGACGGCGGATATCCCGTCACGGTGCGCGCATCCGCCATCCGCAACCTGGTGAAGCTGGGCGTCGACATTCAGCCCGTGGGCTCGTGCGCCATCGGCGGCCTGTCGATGATGCTTCATCCCCAGACGAAGCGGCTGGGCGACATGGCCGCCGGCACGGTGGTGGTGCGCGACCGCACGGGGCAGCCCATCCCCGAAGACAACCCCGCCGCGCCCGACGCGCCCAGCCTGGGGCGCCCGCGGCTGGCCGACGACGAGTTCGCGGCCGTGTCGATGTTCGTGTCGCGGCGGCTTTCGCTGGAGGGCCACGTGCGCGCCGAGCTGTCGCGAAAGCTGATGGCGCGCGTGGAGCATCACGTGGCCGACGATCCGCGCCGGATGCAGGTGAGCCCCGACGCGTACCTGTGCACCCTCCACGCGGACGAGACGGCGCGGCGGCAGGCCTCGGGGGCCGGGGGTCGCGCGGGGACGGCGCAGGCCACGGCCCTGGTCCGGCGGCAGCGGGAAGAGTGGAACGAGTACCAGGCAATGCTGGAGATGGCGCGCAAGCAGGGGCTGGACAAGCTGGGTGAAACCCGCGTGTCGCGCTTCGCCACCCTGTACCGCGGCGTGGCGGCGGACCTGGCGCGCGCCCGCACCTACGGCGGCTCGCAGGAGCTGCTGTACTCGCTGGAGCGCATCGTCGGCAGCGGGCACAACCTGTTCTACCGCCCGCCCGTGCGCTCGTGGCGCCGCTTCCGGGTGTTCCTCGCCGGGGGGTTCGCCGCGCTGGCCCGCCGGCTGTGGCGGCCCATCACCGTGGCCTTGGCGCTGTTCTACGTGCCCGCCGTGCTCAGCTTCGCCGCCATCCGCACCCAGCCCACC containing:
- a CDS encoding stage II sporulation protein M; protein product: MVQAPPAPPHVIADRQVDVETPEHVAIGYELADLGSRFTALLLDLLIVLFTNLAFLATAAFFVWMVGGKNMLSGVGWGIYVFLSFVFFWGYFALLEGLRDGQTLGKKWMGIRVVHDGGYPVTVRASAIRNLVKLGVDIQPVGSCAIGGLSMMLHPQTKRLGDMAAGTVVVRDRTGQPIPEDNPAAPDAPSLGRPRLADDEFAAVSMFVSRRLSLEGHVRAELSRKLMARVEHHVADDPRRMQVSPDAYLCTLHADETARRQASGAGGRAGTAQATALVRRQREEWNEYQAMLEMARKQGLDKLGETRVSRFATLYRGVAADLARARTYGGSQELLYSLERIVGSGHNLFYRPPVRSWRRFRVFLAGGFAALARRLWRPITVALALFYVPAVLSFAAIRTQPTLAREMIPAEMIARAENAAAKEARGEGYYDVTEVEMPGMASSLISNNVGVTFTAFAGGILAGAGTVLILVFNGLHLGSVAGLFANHGQSLHLWTFVAGHGVIEITAICIAGGAGLWLGSAILFPGRLTRREVLQRRAREAVSLIGGTAVMLIIAGLIEGFISTSPLPPAIKFTLAAIFGLAMVCYFALAGHGARYQADAAAAAERDQKQAAPRPAAA